One Diospyros lotus cultivar Yz01 chromosome 1, ASM1463336v1, whole genome shotgun sequence genomic window carries:
- the LOC127799773 gene encoding TOM1-like protein 9 isoform X3 — protein MHVAERDVLHEMVKIAKKKTDFHVKEKILILIDTWQEAFGGPRARYPQFYTAYQELLRMGAVFPQRTERSAPVFTPLQTQPLTTYPQNIRNPDYQQEAGESSAEAEFPTLSLSEIQNARGIMDVLAEMLNALDPSNKEGLRQEVIIDLVEQCRTYKQRVVHLVNSTSDESLLCQGLALNDDLQRLLAKHETLASGTHVQTEKTKPEPVRALVKPDTPLIDTGDNKPSNAGSSSNTGAGTQRQLPAPPATNGLATTPSKVDPKMDLLSGDDFNSPSAENTLAIIPVGEPQPTTPVANQQNALALVDMFSQSNNNQPVSPVGQADLMAQYQQQQNFQSPQAVHPNGISPNMMVPQYEQSLYAQGTNTAWNGPISPRQQPPSPVYGAQSSSLPPPPWEVQVTETSQLEGGQYPQAMQVSQVVVTVSHPMTSGMHPGSPMGNYQAVGMYGQPVTGSPLPPLHNQAVPMQNNQQLVGMQPQPIQSNQQLVGIQPQPIQNNQFGMQPQAIQGGQSMGVYPQPMQPGQMAFMYPPQMYGNQMAGYGHGYGYGQQQNTQFLDQRMSGLSVRDDVALRNSSYQPSITSYTLSGKPSKPEDKLFGDLVDISKFKPTKTAAGRAESM, from the exons ATGCATGTTGCAGAGAGAGATGTGCTTCATGAGATGGTGAAGATAGCAAAGAAGAAG ACTGACTTCCATGTCAAAGAGAAGATATTGATTCTAATCGATACTTGGCAAGAAGCTTTTGGAGGACCAAGGGCTAGATATCCACAATTTTATACGGCATACCAGGAGTTATTG CGCATGGGGGCAGTATTTCCTCAGAGAACTGAAAGGTCTGCGCCTGTATTTACACCACTACAAACACAGCCTCTAACAACATATCCACAAAATATTCGTAACCCAGATTATCAACAAGAAGCTGGTGAGTCTTCTGCAGAGGCTGAGTTTCCAACTCTGAG CTTGTCAGAAATTCAAAATGCTCGAGGTATTATGGATGTCCTTGCAGAAATGCTGAATGCATTAGACCCGAGCAACAAAGAG GGGCTTAGGCAGGAGGTTATTATTGACTTGGTTGAACAATGCCGCACATACAAGCAAAGGGTGGTGCACCTTGTTAACTCAACTTC GGATGAGTCATTACTTTGTCAAGGACTTGCATTGAATGATGACTTGCAGCGTCTACTAGCCAAGCATGAAACCCTTGCTTCTGGGACTCATGTCCAAACAGAAAAAACAAAGCCTGAACCTGTTCGGGCATTGGTGAAACCAGACACTCCTCTAATTGATACGGGAGACAACAAACCATCTAATGCGGG GTCCAGTTCCAACACTGGTGCAGGGACACAGCGCCAGCTTCCTGCTCCTCCTGCCACTAATGGTCTGGCAACTACTCCAAGCAAAGTTGATCCTAAAATGGACCTGCTGAGTGGGGATGACTTCAACTCACCTTCAGCAGAGAATACGCTAGCAATCATTCCTGTGGGCGAGCCCCAGCCAACTACTCCTGTAGCTAATCAGCAGAATGCCCTTGCTCTAGTAGACATGTTTTCTCAAAGTAACAATAATCAGCCAGTTTCTCCTGTAGGACAAGCAGACCTGATGGCGCAATATCAGCAACAGCAGAATTTTCAATCCCCACAGGCAGTTCACCCTAATGGGATTAGCCCAAACATGATGGTACCTCAGTATGAGCAATCACTATATGCACAAGGAACTAATACTGCCTGGAATGGACCGATTTCCCCCAGGCAGCAGCCACCTTCACCTGTCTATG GTGCTCAGAGCAGTTCACTGCCGCCGCCACCTTGGGAAGTTCAGGTGACAGAAACTAGCCAACTAGAAGGTGGCCAATATCCTCAAGCAATGCAGGTCAGTCAGGTGGTTGTCACAGTTTCCCATCCCATGACAAGTGGCATGCATCCAGGATCGCCTATGGGAAATTATCAGGCTGTTGGTATGTATGGTCAGCCAGTTACAGGCAGCCCTCTCCCGCCATTGCATAACCAGGCCGTGCCCATGCAGAACAATCAGCAGCTGGTCGGGATGCAACCTCAACCAATCCAGAGCAATCAGCAGCTGGTTGGGATTCAACCTCAACCGATCCAAAACAATCAGTTTGGGATGCAACCTCAAGCAATCCAGGGAGGGCAGTCAATGGGTGTGTATCCACAGCCAATGCAACCTGGGCAGATGGCTTTTATGTATCCTCCACAGATGTACGGCAACCAAATGGCAGGATATGGGCATGGATACGGATACGGTCAACAACAAAACACCCAGTTCCTCGACCAGAGAATGTCGGGGCTATCTGTTAGGGACGATGTTGCCTTGAGAAATTCCTCTTATCAGCCATCTATTACATCCTACACTCTATCTGGAAAGCCCTCAAAGCCAGAGGATAAGCTGTTTGGGGACCTTGTCgacatttcaaaatttaagccAACAAAAACTGCTGCTGGTAGAGCTGAAAGCATGTGA
- the LOC127792048 gene encoding protein PEROXIN-4 isoform X2, with product MKASRARLFKEYKEVQREKAVDPDIQLVCDDSNIFKWTALIKGPSETPYEGGVFQLAFSVPEQYPLQPPQVRFLTKIFHPNVHFKTGEICLDILKNAWSPAWTLQSVCRAIIALMAHPEPDSPLNCDSGNLLRSGDTRGYQSMARMYTRLAAMPKKG from the exons ATGAAGGCATCAAGGGCAAGGCTTTTCAAGGAGTACAAAGAGGTCCAGCGAGAGAAAGCAGTTGATCCAGATATTCAGCTAGTCTGTGATGATTCTAATATATTCAAATGGACTGCTCTAATCAAG GGGCCATCAGAAACTCCTTATGAGGGGGGAGTTTTCCAGCTTGCTTTCTCAGTCCCCGAGCAGTACCCCTTGCAACCTCCTCAAGTACGgtttttgacaaaaatatttcacCCAAATGTGCATTTTAAG ACGGGAGAGATTTGCCTTGATATCTTGAAAAATGCATGGAGTCCAGCTTGGACGCTCCAATCTGTTTGTAGGGCTATAATTGCTTTGATGGCCCATCCAGAACCAGATAGCCCACTGAATTGTGATTCAG GTAATCTACTACGTTCTGGTGATACCCGAGGATACCAGTCCATGGCAAGGATGTACACAAGGCTCGCTGCTATGCCAAAGAAGGGTTGA
- the LOC127799773 gene encoding TOM1-like protein 9 isoform X2 — translation MVNSMVERATSDMLIGPDWAMNIEICDMLNRDPSQAKDVVKGIKKRLGSKNSKVQLLALTLLETIIKNCGEIVHMHVAERDVLHEMVKIAKKKTDFHVKEKILILIDTWQEAFGGPRARYPQFYTAYQELLRMGAVFPQRTERSAPVFTPLQTQPLTTYPQNIRNPDYQQEAGESSAEAEFPTLSLSEIQNARGIMDVLAEMLNALDPSNKEGLRQEVIIDLVEQCRTYKQRVVHLVNSTSDESLLCQGLALNDDLQRLLAKHETLASGTHVQTEKTKPEPVRALVKPDTPLIDTGDNKPSNAGSSSNTGAGTQRQLPAPPATNGLATTPSKVDPKMDLLSGDDFNSPSAENTLAIIPVGEPQPTTPVANQQNALALVDMFSQSNNNQPVSPVGQADLMAQYQQQQNFQSPQAVHPNGISPNMMVPQYEQSLYAQGTNTAWNGPISPRQQPPSPVYGAQSSSLPPPPWEVQVTETSQLEGGQYPQAMQVSQVVVTVSHPMTSGMHPGSPMGNYQAVGMYGQPVTGSPLPPLHNQAVPMQNNQQLVGMQPQPIQSNQQLVGIQPQPIQNNQFGMQPQAIQGGQSMGVYPQPMQPGQMAFMYPPQMYGNQMAGYGHGYGYGQQQNTQFLDQRMSGLSVRDDVALRNSSYQPSITSYTLSGKPSKPEDKLFGDLVDISKFKPTKTAAGRAESM, via the exons ATGGTGAATTCCATGGTCGAGCGGGCCACTAGCGATATGCTCATCGGTCCAGATTGGGCCATGAACATCGAGATTTGTGACATGTTGAATCGCGATCCTTC GCAAGCTAAAGACGTTGTAAAAGGCATAAAGAAGCGACTTGGAAGCAAGAATTCAAAAGTTCAACTTCTTGCTCTAACA CTGTTGGAGACAATTATAAAGAATTGTGGGGAGATTGTCCATATGCATGTTGCAGAGAGAGATGTGCTTCATGAGATGGTGAAGATAGCAAAGAAGAAG ACTGACTTCCATGTCAAAGAGAAGATATTGATTCTAATCGATACTTGGCAAGAAGCTTTTGGAGGACCAAGGGCTAGATATCCACAATTTTATACGGCATACCAGGAGTTATTG CGCATGGGGGCAGTATTTCCTCAGAGAACTGAAAGGTCTGCGCCTGTATTTACACCACTACAAACACAGCCTCTAACAACATATCCACAAAATATTCGTAACCCAGATTATCAACAAGAAGCTGGTGAGTCTTCTGCAGAGGCTGAGTTTCCAACTCTGAG CTTGTCAGAAATTCAAAATGCTCGAGGTATTATGGATGTCCTTGCAGAAATGCTGAATGCATTAGACCCGAGCAACAAAGAG GGGCTTAGGCAGGAGGTTATTATTGACTTGGTTGAACAATGCCGCACATACAAGCAAAGGGTGGTGCACCTTGTTAACTCAACTTC GGATGAGTCATTACTTTGTCAAGGACTTGCATTGAATGATGACTTGCAGCGTCTACTAGCCAAGCATGAAACCCTTGCTTCTGGGACTCATGTCCAAACAGAAAAAACAAAGCCTGAACCTGTTCGGGCATTGGTGAAACCAGACACTCCTCTAATTGATACGGGAGACAACAAACCATCTAATGCGGG GTCCAGTTCCAACACTGGTGCAGGGACACAGCGCCAGCTTCCTGCTCCTCCTGCCACTAATGGTCTGGCAACTACTCCAAGCAAAGTTGATCCTAAAATGGACCTGCTGAGTGGGGATGACTTCAACTCACCTTCAGCAGAGAATACGCTAGCAATCATTCCTGTGGGCGAGCCCCAGCCAACTACTCCTGTAGCTAATCAGCAGAATGCCCTTGCTCTAGTAGACATGTTTTCTCAAAGTAACAATAATCAGCCAGTTTCTCCTGTAGGACAAGCAGACCTGATGGCGCAATATCAGCAACAGCAGAATTTTCAATCCCCACAGGCAGTTCACCCTAATGGGATTAGCCCAAACATGATGGTACCTCAGTATGAGCAATCACTATATGCACAAGGAACTAATACTGCCTGGAATGGACCGATTTCCCCCAGGCAGCAGCCACCTTCACCTGTCTATG GTGCTCAGAGCAGTTCACTGCCGCCGCCACCTTGGGAAGTTCAGGTGACAGAAACTAGCCAACTAGAAGGTGGCCAATATCCTCAAGCAATGCAGGTCAGTCAGGTGGTTGTCACAGTTTCCCATCCCATGACAAGTGGCATGCATCCAGGATCGCCTATGGGAAATTATCAGGCTGTTGGTATGTATGGTCAGCCAGTTACAGGCAGCCCTCTCCCGCCATTGCATAACCAGGCCGTGCCCATGCAGAACAATCAGCAGCTGGTCGGGATGCAACCTCAACCAATCCAGAGCAATCAGCAGCTGGTTGGGATTCAACCTCAACCGATCCAAAACAATCAGTTTGGGATGCAACCTCAAGCAATCCAGGGAGGGCAGTCAATGGGTGTGTATCCACAGCCAATGCAACCTGGGCAGATGGCTTTTATGTATCCTCCACAGATGTACGGCAACCAAATGGCAGGATATGGGCATGGATACGGATACGGTCAACAACAAAACACCCAGTTCCTCGACCAGAGAATGTCGGGGCTATCTGTTAGGGACGATGTTGCCTTGAGAAATTCCTCTTATCAGCCATCTATTACATCCTACACTCTATCTGGAAAGCCCTCAAAGCCAGAGGATAAGCTGTTTGGGGACCTTGTCgacatttcaaaatttaagccAACAAAAACTGCTGCTGGTAGAGCTGAAAGCATGTGA
- the LOC127799773 gene encoding TOM1-like protein 9 isoform X1: MVNSMVERATSDMLIGPDWAMNIEICDMLNRDPSLSIIYLVLVTRQAKDVVKGIKKRLGSKNSKVQLLALTLLETIIKNCGEIVHMHVAERDVLHEMVKIAKKKTDFHVKEKILILIDTWQEAFGGPRARYPQFYTAYQELLRMGAVFPQRTERSAPVFTPLQTQPLTTYPQNIRNPDYQQEAGESSAEAEFPTLSLSEIQNARGIMDVLAEMLNALDPSNKEGLRQEVIIDLVEQCRTYKQRVVHLVNSTSDESLLCQGLALNDDLQRLLAKHETLASGTHVQTEKTKPEPVRALVKPDTPLIDTGDNKPSNAGSSSNTGAGTQRQLPAPPATNGLATTPSKVDPKMDLLSGDDFNSPSAENTLAIIPVGEPQPTTPVANQQNALALVDMFSQSNNNQPVSPVGQADLMAQYQQQQNFQSPQAVHPNGISPNMMVPQYEQSLYAQGTNTAWNGPISPRQQPPSPVYGAQSSSLPPPPWEVQVTETSQLEGGQYPQAMQVSQVVVTVSHPMTSGMHPGSPMGNYQAVGMYGQPVTGSPLPPLHNQAVPMQNNQQLVGMQPQPIQSNQQLVGIQPQPIQNNQFGMQPQAIQGGQSMGVYPQPMQPGQMAFMYPPQMYGNQMAGYGHGYGYGQQQNTQFLDQRMSGLSVRDDVALRNSSYQPSITSYTLSGKPSKPEDKLFGDLVDISKFKPTKTAAGRAESM, from the exons ATGGTGAATTCCATGGTCGAGCGGGCCACTAGCGATATGCTCATCGGTCCAGATTGGGCCATGAACATCGAGATTTGTGACATGTTGAATCGCGATCCTTC GCTGTCTATCATTTACTTGGTTTTGGTTACTAGGCAAGCTAAAGACGTTGTAAAAGGCATAAAGAAGCGACTTGGAAGCAAGAATTCAAAAGTTCAACTTCTTGCTCTAACA CTGTTGGAGACAATTATAAAGAATTGTGGGGAGATTGTCCATATGCATGTTGCAGAGAGAGATGTGCTTCATGAGATGGTGAAGATAGCAAAGAAGAAG ACTGACTTCCATGTCAAAGAGAAGATATTGATTCTAATCGATACTTGGCAAGAAGCTTTTGGAGGACCAAGGGCTAGATATCCACAATTTTATACGGCATACCAGGAGTTATTG CGCATGGGGGCAGTATTTCCTCAGAGAACTGAAAGGTCTGCGCCTGTATTTACACCACTACAAACACAGCCTCTAACAACATATCCACAAAATATTCGTAACCCAGATTATCAACAAGAAGCTGGTGAGTCTTCTGCAGAGGCTGAGTTTCCAACTCTGAG CTTGTCAGAAATTCAAAATGCTCGAGGTATTATGGATGTCCTTGCAGAAATGCTGAATGCATTAGACCCGAGCAACAAAGAG GGGCTTAGGCAGGAGGTTATTATTGACTTGGTTGAACAATGCCGCACATACAAGCAAAGGGTGGTGCACCTTGTTAACTCAACTTC GGATGAGTCATTACTTTGTCAAGGACTTGCATTGAATGATGACTTGCAGCGTCTACTAGCCAAGCATGAAACCCTTGCTTCTGGGACTCATGTCCAAACAGAAAAAACAAAGCCTGAACCTGTTCGGGCATTGGTGAAACCAGACACTCCTCTAATTGATACGGGAGACAACAAACCATCTAATGCGGG GTCCAGTTCCAACACTGGTGCAGGGACACAGCGCCAGCTTCCTGCTCCTCCTGCCACTAATGGTCTGGCAACTACTCCAAGCAAAGTTGATCCTAAAATGGACCTGCTGAGTGGGGATGACTTCAACTCACCTTCAGCAGAGAATACGCTAGCAATCATTCCTGTGGGCGAGCCCCAGCCAACTACTCCTGTAGCTAATCAGCAGAATGCCCTTGCTCTAGTAGACATGTTTTCTCAAAGTAACAATAATCAGCCAGTTTCTCCTGTAGGACAAGCAGACCTGATGGCGCAATATCAGCAACAGCAGAATTTTCAATCCCCACAGGCAGTTCACCCTAATGGGATTAGCCCAAACATGATGGTACCTCAGTATGAGCAATCACTATATGCACAAGGAACTAATACTGCCTGGAATGGACCGATTTCCCCCAGGCAGCAGCCACCTTCACCTGTCTATG GTGCTCAGAGCAGTTCACTGCCGCCGCCACCTTGGGAAGTTCAGGTGACAGAAACTAGCCAACTAGAAGGTGGCCAATATCCTCAAGCAATGCAGGTCAGTCAGGTGGTTGTCACAGTTTCCCATCCCATGACAAGTGGCATGCATCCAGGATCGCCTATGGGAAATTATCAGGCTGTTGGTATGTATGGTCAGCCAGTTACAGGCAGCCCTCTCCCGCCATTGCATAACCAGGCCGTGCCCATGCAGAACAATCAGCAGCTGGTCGGGATGCAACCTCAACCAATCCAGAGCAATCAGCAGCTGGTTGGGATTCAACCTCAACCGATCCAAAACAATCAGTTTGGGATGCAACCTCAAGCAATCCAGGGAGGGCAGTCAATGGGTGTGTATCCACAGCCAATGCAACCTGGGCAGATGGCTTTTATGTATCCTCCACAGATGTACGGCAACCAAATGGCAGGATATGGGCATGGATACGGATACGGTCAACAACAAAACACCCAGTTCCTCGACCAGAGAATGTCGGGGCTATCTGTTAGGGACGATGTTGCCTTGAGAAATTCCTCTTATCAGCCATCTATTACATCCTACACTCTATCTGGAAAGCCCTCAAAGCCAGAGGATAAGCTGTTTGGGGACCTTGTCgacatttcaaaatttaagccAACAAAAACTGCTGCTGGTAGAGCTGAAAGCATGTGA
- the LOC127792048 gene encoding protein PEROXIN-4 isoform X1: MQASRARLFKEYKEVQREKAVDPDIQLVCDDSNIFKWTALIKGPSETPYEGGVFQLAFSVPEQYPLQPPQVRFLTKIFHPNVHFKTGEICLDILKNAWSPAWTLQSVCRAIIALMAHPEPDSPLNCDSGNLLRSGDTRGYQSMARMYTRLAAMPKKG, from the exons ATGCAG GCATCAAGGGCAAGGCTTTTCAAGGAGTACAAAGAGGTCCAGCGAGAGAAAGCAGTTGATCCAGATATTCAGCTAGTCTGTGATGATTCTAATATATTCAAATGGACTGCTCTAATCAAG GGGCCATCAGAAACTCCTTATGAGGGGGGAGTTTTCCAGCTTGCTTTCTCAGTCCCCGAGCAGTACCCCTTGCAACCTCCTCAAGTACGgtttttgacaaaaatatttcacCCAAATGTGCATTTTAAG ACGGGAGAGATTTGCCTTGATATCTTGAAAAATGCATGGAGTCCAGCTTGGACGCTCCAATCTGTTTGTAGGGCTATAATTGCTTTGATGGCCCATCCAGAACCAGATAGCCCACTGAATTGTGATTCAG GTAATCTACTACGTTCTGGTGATACCCGAGGATACCAGTCCATGGCAAGGATGTACACAAGGCTCGCTGCTATGCCAAAGAAGGGTTGA